The following are encoded in a window of Spiroplasma tabanidicola genomic DNA:
- a CDS encoding MBL fold metallo-hydrolase: MEIKVFQNELFNNGNSYLLINDKKEAILIDLANKADEILEYIEKNNINLTTILITHGHFDHLVSIEKVLTKFNNLKLYIGKEDEVCLYDPEMNAGASRNNFWKLENKYKNTILIDKSISLNINDFNFDIYLMKGHTPGTVFYHLVDLNYMFCGDTLFKEKIGFHGKEMKRCNDDIFKKSIQFLYTNKFKDTTLFPGHHESNIKISEIKKINIIANEFIK, from the coding sequence ATGGAAATAAAAGTATTTCAAAATGAGTTATTTAATAATGGTAATTCTTATTTACTTATAAATGATAAAAAAGAAGCAATTTTAATTGATCTTGCAAATAAAGCAGATGAAATTTTAGAATATATTGAAAAAAATAATATCAATTTAACAACAATTTTAATAACTCATGGTCATTTCGATCATTTAGTAAGCATTGAAAAAGTTTTAACTAAGTTTAATAATTTAAAATTGTACATAGGAAAAGAAGATGAAGTTTGCTTATATGATCCTGAAATGAATGCTGGAGCAAGTAGAAATAATTTTTGAAAACTAGAAAATAAATATAAAAATACTATATTGATTGATAAAAGTATTTCACTTAATATAAATGACTTTAATTTTGATATTTATCTTATGAAAGGACATACTCCTGGAACTGTATTTTATCATCTAGTTGATTTAAATTATATGTTTTGTGGAGATACATTGTTTAAAGAAAAGATTGGATTTCATGGCAAAGAAATGAAAAGATGCAATGATGATATATTTAAAAAATCTATTCAATTTTTATACACAAATAAGTTTAAAGATACAACATTGTTTCCAGGTCATCATGAATCAAATATAAAAATATCAGAGATTAAAAAAATTAATATTATTGCAAATGAATTTATAAAATAA
- a CDS encoding IS3 family transposase, which produces MKFNLSTSTIKRWKHEIRTKGEGALEWGNGVQAKSNIKKFKSHDWLFKDPDDMSLEELREALKLERALKKHLAKTVKEKYFAIFNAKKCFSLKIVCEYLGVSRYGYLKWLKTGKPKYKNYDTKIANKIIYIHNLFKKRYGYNMITLMLNKYFKMNLKPWVVYRYMKILGIKAVKKKRVPIMINQVH; this is translated from the coding sequence GTGAAATTTAATTTAAGCACCAGTACTATTAAGAGATGAAAACATGAAATAAGAACTAAAGGTGAAGGTGCTTTAGAATGAGGTAATGGAGTTCAAGCTAAAAGTAATATTAAGAAATTCAAATCTCATGATTGGTTATTTAAAGATCCTGATGATATGAGTTTAGAAGAATTGAGAGAAGCGTTAAAATTAGAGCGCGCTTTAAAAAAGCATTTGGCGAAAACTGTTAAGGAAAAGTACTTCGCCATTTTTAATGCGAAAAAGTGTTTTTCATTAAAAATAGTTTGTGAATACTTAGGAGTATCAAGATATGGTTATTTAAAATGATTAAAGACAGGTAAACCTAAATACAAAAACTATGATACAAAAATTGCTAACAAAATCATTTATATACATAATCTTTTTAAAAAACGTTATGGCTACAATATGATTACACTCATGTTAAATAAGTATTTTAAAATGAACTTAAAACCTTGGGTTGTATACAGATATATGAAAATATTAGGCATTAAGGCAGTCAAAAAGAAAAGAGTACCGATTATGATAAATCAGGTCCATTAA
- a CDS encoding alpha/beta hydrolase, whose product MSKKMKKYTYNLLTIILTVILFPIIYFKSKKHFNSFKNFCYTYPRYGKYKGDNKYYQLIPTLTNTLEYHYWDLKKMNLKFDSFKSEEILEYDIKTKKGNISCIKATVANSKKWVFGLHGWTEDKFLGLRLVHHFYKQGYNILTFDSFAHGKSYGKYTDIGYSCVEIIDEIIANLKNEYEIESIGLIGNSMGASTSVLYSQFGSYQDLIKWVISDCGFSSIKLQYRYYIQNNYFKKPWWLISLGYTKKFSKLTKTNQNKYNLLKHMNLNKNIPIFFVHGKGDTFIDYQMSWDMYNKKIKFETNIKSEIWTPEGSEHVYMISDYYNDYLLKTLNFAKESEKFNNEK is encoded by the coding sequence ATGTCAAAAAAAATGAAAAAATATACTTATAACTTATTAACAATTATTTTGACCGTTATTTTATTTCCGATTATTTATTTTAAGTCGAAAAAACATTTTAATAGCTTTAAAAATTTTTGTTATACTTATCCTCGATATGGCAAGTATAAAGGAGACAACAAATATTATCAATTAATACCAACGTTAACAAACACCTTAGAATATCACTACTGAGATCTTAAAAAAATGAACTTAAAATTTGATTCTTTTAAATCAGAAGAGATTTTAGAATATGATATTAAAACAAAAAAAGGAAATATTAGCTGTATTAAGGCAACTGTTGCTAACTCTAAAAAATGAGTATTTGGATTACATGGTTGAACAGAAGATAAATTTTTAGGACTAAGATTAGTTCATCATTTTTACAAACAAGGTTATAACATTTTAACATTTGATTCATTTGCTCATGGAAAAAGCTATGGTAAATATACAGATATTGGTTATTCATGTGTTGAAATTATTGATGAAATTATAGCTAATCTAAAAAATGAATATGAAATTGAATCAATTGGATTAATTGGAAATAGTATGGGCGCATCTACTTCAGTTTTATATTCTCAATTTGGAAGTTATCAAGATTTAATTAAATGAGTTATTTCAGATTGTGGATTTAGTAGTATCAAACTACAGTATCGCTACTATATTCAAAATAATTATTTTAAAAAACCTTGATGACTAATTAGTTTAGGATATACTAAAAAGTTTAGTAAATTAACAAAAACAAATCAAAATAAATATAATTTATTAAAACATATGAATTTAAATAAAAATATTCCAATATTTTTTGTGCATGGAAAAGGTGATACATTTATTGATTATCAAATGAGTTGAGATATGTATAATAAAAAAATTAAATTTGAAACTAATATAAAAAGTGAAATTTGAACACCAGAAGGTTCAGAACATGTTTATATGATAAGTGATTATTATAATGATTATTTATTAAAAACTTTAAACTTTGCAAAAGAAAGTGAGAAATTCAACAATGAAAAATAA
- a CDS encoding DDE-type integrase/transposase/recombinase translates to MLSNWCFLYTFNKKFAYLSIIKDANTGFIVGHKLSLKNDVELYRKTLEKASFYRNDLSKKLMIHSDNGNQYTSIFAKRYAKRNNIIISLSRPGNSIDNAMCETFFSSLKEEWKQQLKQNNFLDLEKSIDNYIEFYNYERIMVKHKTPPAYVYLKLTQNKKNVSNYVETFL, encoded by the coding sequence ATGTTGAGTAACTGATGTTTCTTATATACCTTTAATAAAAAGTTTGCTTATTTAAGCATTATTAAAGATGCTAATACTGGTTTTATTGTTGGTCATAAATTATCACTAAAAAATGATGTTGAACTATATAGAAAAACGCTTGAAAAGGCATCTTTTTATAGAAATGATTTATCTAAAAAGCTTATGATTCATTCTGACAATGGAAATCAATACACTTCTATATTTGCGAAAAGATATGCTAAAAGAAATAATATTATTATTTCGTTATCTAGGCCCGGCAATTCTATAGATAATGCAATGTGTGAAACTTTTTTTTCATCATTAAAAGAAGAATGAAAACAACAACTAAAACAAAATAACTTTTTAGATTTAGAAAAATCAATTGATAATTACATAGAATTTTATAATTATGAAAGAATAATGGTAAAACATAAAACCCCACCAGCCTATGTTTATTTAAAACTAACACAAAATAAAAAGAATGTTTCAAACTATGTTGAAACATTCTTATAA
- a CDS encoding amino acid permease → MKNKKMGFWTVLAMTLTATIGTSIILTYGSVFALSQNNPLLMIFAWIIGGIIILPETFIMVEPTISFKENGTAYSWLRRANWKVMAFWLGWVLMLFVSAVAIATASLAITNIIKEFSGYDNEYLWKFISIFILFIIGGSQIFIRNFSYNSQIVFLVIKSLPILFILILALIYGVNDDLLSSNTMKQNLKDAYIGGSLLIPAITMTMFSYSGTEIPTYVAADTKNPEKTTPRVIFVGVIIVAIVYIVYAVAILSISNIGTNKFLNVFANTPKWAKMVFNSIAIVLFIGAINSYLVYQTVLVKKMAEEKDLSKHFLKNSKLSDKPLNSMLLLMLLATVYIIFNDIRDLLGYFSLAVSALKTLMTTNVIYLRIKDKDYKKIYKDWLFYTFAAFSYLACILTLVGSFMLLLMGIKTADIWKPIVMILIVILIIPAGFLKFHIQKN, encoded by the coding sequence ATGAAAAATAAAAAAATGGGTTTTTGAACAGTTTTAGCAATGACTTTAACTGCAACAATTGGAACTAGTATTATTTTAACTTATGGAAGTGTATTTGCTTTAAGTCAAAACAATCCTTTGTTAATGATATTTGCGTGAATTATTGGTGGAATTATAATTTTACCTGAAACATTTATAATGGTAGAACCAACAATTTCTTTTAAAGAAAATGGAACAGCATATAGTTGACTAAGAAGGGCAAACTGAAAAGTTATGGCTTTTTGATTAGGATGAGTTTTAATGTTATTTGTATCAGCTGTTGCAATAGCAACAGCTAGTCTGGCAATTACAAATATTATTAAAGAATTTTCAGGATACGATAATGAATATTTATGAAAGTTTATATCTATTTTTATATTATTTATTATTGGAGGTAGTCAAATATTTATTAGAAATTTTAGTTATAATAGTCAAATAGTATTTCTTGTTATTAAAAGTTTACCAATTTTGTTTATTTTAATACTAGCTTTAATTTATGGAGTAAACGATGATTTATTAAGTTCTAATACTATGAAGCAAAATTTAAAAGATGCTTATATTGGAGGATCACTTTTAATTCCTGCAATTACAATGACTATGTTTTCATATTCAGGAACTGAAATTCCAACTTATGTAGCAGCAGATACAAAAAACCCCGAAAAAACTACACCACGAGTTATTTTTGTAGGAGTAATAATTGTTGCAATAGTTTATATAGTTTATGCAGTTGCAATCTTATCAATCAGTAATATTGGAACTAATAAATTCTTGAATGTTTTTGCAAATACTCCTAAATGAGCAAAAATGGTATTCAACTCAATCGCTATAGTTTTATTTATAGGGGCTATCAATTCTTATTTAGTTTATCAAACAGTTTTGGTAAAAAAAATGGCAGAAGAAAAAGATTTATCTAAACATTTTTTAAAAAACTCAAAACTTTCAGATAAACCACTTAATTCAATGTTACTTTTAATGTTGTTAGCAACTGTTTATATCATTTTTAATGATATTAGAGATTTATTGGGATACTTTTCTCTTGCGGTAAGCGCTTTAAAAACATTAATGACAACAAATGTAATATATTTAAGAATTAAAGATAAAGATTATAAAAAAATATATAAAGATTGATTGTTTTATACTTTTGCTGCATTTTCATATTTAGCTTGTATATTAACCTTAGTTGGATCGTTTATGCTATTACTTATGGGGATAAAAACCGCAGATATTTGAAAACCAATTGTAATGATTTTAATAGTTATTTTGATTATTCCAGCTGGATTTTTAAAATTTCATATTCAAAAAAATTAG
- a CDS encoding IS3 family transposase — MNEKWVTDVTYIKTSSGMVYLSVIKDLYSSEIVDWKLSKRPGNELCHTNLKSAITKKVKPKLIHSDQGSPYTNETWKYLCDSNNIKISMSRRGNSPDNGACESFFGTLKNECIYTYKVNELNYSNIYNVISDYIEFYNYVRPILKYKKTPYKFVWRKYLFNVNFNWQVQLKFLFSFLITIFLQL, encoded by the coding sequence TTAAATGAAAAATGGGTTACAGATGTTACTTACATTAAAACAAGTTCAGGGATGGTTTATTTATCAGTCATTAAAGACTTATACAGTTCAGAAATAGTAGATTGAAAACTTTCTAAAAGACCTGGTAATGAACTTTGCCATACAAATTTAAAATCTGCAATCACAAAAAAAGTTAAACCAAAACTTATTCATTCTGATCAAGGTTCGCCATACACAAATGAAACTTGAAAATATTTATGTGATTCTAATAATATAAAGATTTCTATGTCGAGAAGAGGAAATTCTCCTGATAACGGTGCATGTGAATCGTTTTTTGGAACTTTAAAAAACGAGTGTATTTATACTTATAAAGTAAATGAGCTAAATTATTCTAATATATATAATGTAATTTCTGATTATATTGAGTTTTATAATTACGTAAGACCTATATTAAAGTATAAAAAAACTCCATACAAATTCGTATGGAGAAAGTATCTTTTTAATGTCAATTTTAATTGACAAGTTCAACTTAAGTTTCTTTTTTCTTTTCTAATAACTATTTTTTTGCAACTATAA
- a CDS encoding PTS transporter subunit EIIB codes for MKIFSKKNTIDTNIIAIAEDLGNTENVENVSHCATRVRIKVKNIDIVKINSLKENILINGVVVNENLVQLVIKKDIEQFNKDLLSSLGVSLKRVVNFYDVKLTTKKSFFKTLTDGIGLLVMPIIPYLITLSIISTIENIINGIEVNGSTIKDTGEFSKTLGSILKSLQKALALSFSILIPWSIFKLMKGSEAIGISLGVVLCGKDMVTTNDFMNSGRPLFDWGQNGQVGTDSVNWSFSDLASGYPWKISYEGQILPLVLIAFTAVYLERLVRKIKFGVVKEIFGIPSVMLIAFFIGQLLLAPIGMLITYGMNIAVLWATTHNIAKFVFNPLFALLLPWLVVTGFIQIFVVVALQQFMTYNATSINPMFTQLNISVATSVMAFAIMNKKNKELQKTAVPAYLIAFVGGSTEPALFGVALRFLFPVIAVSIGTTAGVIVTTASGVLTTMGPCSLLVFLTVIPQASTRPGFDMNTWGGTGFLWMAIAIIVTIGTTFLATILLSRLKYFKKLTKSILERDFAPVPGVTNEVKKTKVESKG; via the coding sequence ATGAAAATTTTTAGTAAAAAAAATACTATTGATACTAATATTATTGCTATAGCAGAAGATTTAGGTAATACAGAAAATGTTGAAAACGTTAGTCATTGTGCAACTAGAGTCAGAATTAAAGTTAAAAATATAGATATTGTTAAAATCAATTCACTAAAAGAAAATATATTAATCAATGGTGTTGTTGTAAATGAAAATTTAGTTCAACTTGTAATTAAAAAAGATATTGAGCAATTTAATAAAGATTTATTATCATCACTAGGAGTTTCTTTGAAAAGAGTAGTTAATTTTTATGATGTAAAACTTACTACAAAAAAAAGTTTTTTTAAAACTTTAACTGATGGTATTGGACTATTGGTTATGCCTATTATTCCTTATTTAATTACTTTATCGATTATTTCAACAATAGAAAATATAATAAATGGTATTGAAGTTAATGGTTCAACAATAAAGGATACAGGAGAGTTTTCAAAAACATTAGGAAGTATTTTAAAATCTCTTCAAAAAGCACTTGCATTATCATTTAGTATTTTGATACCATGATCTATTTTTAAACTTATGAAAGGTAGTGAAGCTATTGGTATTTCTTTAGGGGTTGTGCTTTGTGGAAAAGACATGGTTACAACAAATGACTTTATGAATTCTGGTAGACCATTATTTGATTGAGGACAAAATGGTCAAGTTGGAACTGATAGTGTTAATTGATCTTTTTCAGATTTAGCAAGTGGTTATCCATGAAAAATCTCATATGAAGGTCAAATACTTCCATTGGTATTGATTGCTTTTACAGCAGTTTATTTAGAAAGGTTAGTTAGAAAAATAAAATTTGGTGTTGTAAAAGAGATATTTGGAATCCCTTCTGTAATGTTGATTGCATTTTTTATAGGTCAATTATTATTGGCGCCAATAGGGATGTTAATAACTTATGGAATGAATATAGCTGTATTATGAGCAACAACTCACAATATTGCAAAATTTGTGTTTAATCCATTATTTGCATTGTTACTACCTTGACTAGTGGTGACTGGATTTATTCAGATATTTGTAGTGGTTGCTTTACAACAATTTATGACTTATAATGCAACTTCAATAAACCCAATGTTTACACAATTAAATATATCGGTTGCAACTAGTGTTATGGCATTTGCTATAATGAATAAAAAAAATAAAGAGTTACAAAAAACAGCAGTACCTGCATATTTGATTGCTTTTGTAGGAGGTTCAACTGAACCTGCATTATTTGGAGTAGCATTAAGATTTTTATTCCCTGTAATTGCTGTAAGTATAGGAACAACAGCAGGAGTAATTGTTACAACTGCATCAGGAGTTTTAACAACAATGGGTCCATGTTCACTTCTAGTATTCTTGACAGTAATTCCTCAAGCATCAACAAGACCTGGTTTTGATATGAATACTTGAGGGGGTACAGGATTCTTATGAATGGCTATAGCAATTATTGTCACAATAGGTACAACATTCTTAGCAACAATTTTATTATCAAGACTTAAATACTTTAAAAAATTGACTAAGTCTATTTTAGAAAGAGATTTTGCTCCTGTTCCTGGAGTAACTAATGAAGTAAAAAAAACAAAAGTAGAAAGTAAAGGTTAA
- a CDS encoding IS3 family transposase: MNLALKIKNIFTNNNGIYGSPRIRIILNNQGLEVSQTKVARIMKIFKLYSIIRVKKMYRKPKEIKTITHGPNYVNRNWSIFLKNECWVTDVSYIPLIKSLLI, encoded by the coding sequence ATGAATCTAGCTCTTAAGATTAAAAATATTTTTACAAATAATAATGGAATATATGGATCACCTAGAATTAGAATTATTTTAAATAATCAAGGTTTAGAGGTAAGTCAAACCAAAGTAGCTAGGATTATGAAAATATTCAAATTATATTCAATTATAAGGGTAAAAAAAATGTATAGAAAGCCAAAAGAAATTAAAACAATTACTCATGGTCCAAATTACGTCAATAGAAACTGATCAATATTTTTAAAAAACGAATGTTGAGTAACTGATGTTTCTTATATACCTTTAATAAAAAGTTTGCTTATTTAA